GGTCGTGACGCTGATTGCGTCGAATCACCCTGAGCGCGTCACCGGCTTGATCCTGGCTGCGCCCGCGCTAGCGGGGCAGAGCGAGCGCGGAATTCCGATCCCGATCTGGCTGCTGGATGTGTCCGTGGTGCGACGCTGGGCGCAGATCGCGCTGCGACAGATTGCGCCGGGACTTGTGACCGATCTTCTGCGAGATGCGGCGCACAACGACGCGGCCATCACGCCGGATCTGGTGGCGGACTATCGCCGCGTCCTGGAGACGCCGGGCTGGGACCTGTCGTTGTTGGGCATCACGCGCGATGCGGAGGCGTCCGAGCTGCCGCGTTCCTTGAGCAGCCTCGCGCTGCCGGTGCTGCTGGTGTGGGGCGCGCAGGATGCGTGGGTCTCGCCGCATGCCGGTGATACCCTGGCGGCGATACTGCCGGATGTCGAACGTGTCGTGTTAGGGGGAGTGGGGCACCTGCCCATGCACGAAACACCGGAAACATTCAACGGGGCGGTACTGGACTTCTTGGAGAGGCGACTGGCGGAGTAAACACAAGCAGCCAGGATTGGCCCGGCTGCTCGTGACGGTGCGGTTGATGAGGCGTGCGGCTAGCTGTTGAAGCGGGCGAGCACGTCGCTTTCATCCATTAGCAGGTACGTCTTGCCGTTGAGTTTGATCTCGGTCCCGGTATACTTGGGGAACAGCACGCGGTCTCCCACCTTGAGATCGGTCACCATTTCTTCCGAGCTGCCGACCGCTTCGATCGTGCCCTGCTGGGGCTTTTCTTTTGCGGTTTCCGGCAGCAGGACGCCGCCCGGTGTCTGCGACTCGCCCTCCACTGGCAGGACGAGCACGCGCGCCCCCAGGGGTTCGATCTTCATCGTATCAGCCATTCTTGCGTCTCCTTCTTTCGCGTTTCTGAATGCAACCAACCGACTGTAACAGCCGCCTAGAGCGTGTTATGCACTCGTGTGCCATTACCGGCCAAAACAGCGCTGTGTCAAGCGCACCTCACCCGCTGGCCCTCTCTCCAATCTGATTGGAGGGAGGGGAATCCACCCCGCGCAAGATGGTTGCGTGGGGACCTCGGAAATGAGTGTCGGCGAGTGGGGATGAGGTTTCTCTTTCCACGCTCCGGTTCGGTCAAAAAGTGCATAACAGCCTCTAGGGGCCGTAGCAAGCGTTAAACCCGCTGCACGGCAGCCTTGAGCTTATCCAGAAGCATTTGCTCCGGCACGGCCCCTTCGACGTAGACTTCCTCGCCGATGACCGTGCGCGGCACGCCCATCACCTGATAGCGGTTGCCCAGGTGCGGAAACTCCGTGACCTCGACCATGTCGGCGGTTATCTTACTTGACGCGTAGGCCAGGTTGTGCGCGAGGGTCACCGCGCGCGGGCAGTACGGGCAGGTGGGCGTCACGAAGACCTGCAGATGCAGCGGTTCTTCGAGCGTGTCGAGGAACGCAATCGTCGTTTGGTCCAGCTCGACGGTGCCCGTGCCTACCAGTAGAATCGCTTCGAGGAACGAGGTGAACTCATACCCGGACGGGATGCCGTAGAAGCGGATGCCATAATCCTTTTCGCCTTCAAGCACGGCGATGGCCGGGATCTTGTCGACGTTGAGCGACGCGGCGAAGTCACTGTCCGCCTGGAAGTCGTGCACCTCGACGGTGACGAGATCGGACAGGGCCGCGACTTCTTCCGCGATCTGGCGCGTCTCTTTGCAGTAGCCGCACTCAAATTCCTGGGTGAACAGGTGCAACATCACCGGGGACTGCACGGTCGAGAGCAGGTCACGTACCTGATTCTGGGTGTCGGTATCCATTAAACTCATGGGAGCCGTTTCCTCGCTTGTCTAGTGAATAAGGTTCACCCGATTAGATGCAGTCGCATGGAATTGGTTGTGTCATTTCATCCATCATAACGAACCTGGACGCGCCTGACTAACAGAATCGCGTTAGAGGTCCCCACGGGTTACAGGTATAATGGACGGCATGATGCCGGACGACACGGCAGATAGGGGAGACACTCTTGGACTTACTCGAAACGCTGCTAGGTCGCGATCGCCCGCGCGACGGCGGGCTTCTCGACCGGCTTGGGAACTTTTCGCGCTGGATCATGGGGTGCGGCTGCATTCTCGTGCTGGCTATCGCCGCAGGTGTGGCGCTGCTGGTCGCGGGCGTCGTGCAGTTGGGCGATGAGGTCGTCCCGCTGCTGCTGGTGGTCGGAGTGGTGATCGTCGCGGTGATTTCGCTGGTACGCTCGCAGATTTAGGATCGGCGCTCGCAGAAACAAAAAACGGAGGCCGCTCAGGAGCGGCCCCCGTGCGTTTTACGTTTGTCCGGCGCGGGATCGGGTGGCGATTCGGATGAGGCCAGCAGATCGAGAATCGCCTGCCCGGTGATGAAAACCCGGCGCAGCCCCTCGGGCTGGCTGGACCGCAGTTGGCCGGAGGCCAACAGCCGCTTGACCGTGCTCAGACTGACGTTGAGGATCTCGGCCACTTCCTCGCGCGAATAGATGCGCAGCGGCTCGACGGGTGGGCGTTCGGTGTGGTGCTTCGGCATGATCTGGTTCCTCCGCCCCTACGGGAAGCTCTGGCGGACCCACTGCATCGGGTCCACCTGTACGCCGCTAACCCACAGCTCCCAGTGTAAGTGCGGCCCGGTGACTCGGCCTGTTGAGCCGATGGTGCCGATGACCTGCCCCGCCGCGACGACATCCCCCGGCTTGACGAAAATTTCGCTCTGGTGCCAGTACCCGGTGTAGATGCCCCAGCCGTGGTCGATGATGGTTGCGTTGCCGCGCACCGTGAGTAGCTCGGCCAGCATGACGATTCCAGCAGCGGGCGCGACGATGGGCGAGCCGGGCGCACCGCCGAAGTCGGTTCCGCTGTGGAAGGTGTTCAGCGCGCCGCTGTTGTAGTCGCGCTGGGTGCCGTACTGCGATGTGATCGCGCCTGACGAGGGTAGGCCCATCACGCCGCTGAAGTTGCGCTGCGACGTGTAGGCGCTGGTGACCTGGACCAGCCGTTGCCATTCCGGCTCGGTGATGGTTGGGTTGAGCAGGTCCATCAGCGCCGGTTCGAGCACGATCGATTCTGAGCTATAGCCGCCGGAGTCGATTTTGACGCGCAGCGTCAGTGTGCTCTGCGTGCCATCGGCGGCGGCGCTGAGCACCAGCGCGTAGATGCCCGGCGTGGTGAAGCGGTCGATGCCGACCAGCGCGTAAAAGTTGGTCGCATCCTGCGCCATGATCGTGAGCGGATCGCCCAAAAAGGTCCCGCTGACGGTGCCGGAGCCGGTCGTCGTGACGTGGATCTCGACCGTCTGCCCCTGGACCGGCGGCGTGGGCAGCACCGACAGCGCCGCGAACGGCAGTGGTAGATCCGCGACGACGGCGGACGCGCTGCTGCCGGGGATCCACAGGCGCTGGCCGGGGAAGACGGCGGCGGGCAGGGTCAGGTCGTTGGCTTCGAGCAGTGTGTTCAGCGTGATGCCGCGATCCAGCGCGATGCGGTAGAGATTTTCGCCGGGGGCTACACGGTAGGGCACGCCGGATTCGGATGCGTCGGCGGTGACGGTGCCCTGGCGGATGGTCAGCGGCTGGCCGACGTAAAGCTGCGCGGGGTTGGTGATGGCGTTGTCGGCGGCCAGATCGGCGGCGCTGGTCTGGTAGAGGCGGGTCAGCGTGTCGAGCGTGTCGCCTGGCTGGACGACGTGTGCGACCTGCGCCCCGGTTGCATCCACCTGGGCGTTGGGGATCAGCAGCCGCTGCCCGACCGCGATCGTGCGCGGGTCGGTGATACCATTTGCCGCGCTGATGGCGTCCACGGTTGTGCCGTACTGCATCGCAATGCGGAACAGGTTCTCGCCGCGCTGCACGATGTGAATCGTCATGCCGCCAGCGGGCTGGTTGTAGGGGTCCCCACTTTGGGCTGCGGTGTAGGACGTGCTCCCGAAGAACGTTGTGATGGCGATGATGAAGGCGATGATGATAGCAATGGCGCGCGAGCGCCAGCTCTTCGGGTTCATGTTAGCGACGCCCACGGATTTGTTCGATCAACTGCTGTGCCTCGGTGAAATCGGATACGGCCTGTTCCGCCAGGGGCAGACCTTGCGTGGCGGTCGTGGCCAGCGTTTGCGCCCGGCACGACGATTCGAATAGCTCGCGCGCGGGCAGGGCATTGTCCAGCCCGGAATTGATAAGCGCGACCGCCTGCGCCAGTTCGGGATCGGCGGCGTCGGGCCGTTCAAGCTCGGCGCGCTGCGCGTCGTTCCAGAAGAAATAGGTCGGCCATGCGGGCAGTGAGCAAAACGTCGTGCTGACGGCCTGACCCGCTTGGGCCTTGTTCCAATAGTCGATCATGCCCGTCTCATATGTGTTTTGCAAATCGCCGAGAATGACCAGCCGGTCGGAAAGCTGTCGCAGGATCGTGTCGTAGTCCAGGTTGGGGTAGGGCAGCGGCGTCTGTGTCGGTGTGGGCGTAATCGTCGGCGTGTCAGTCGGTTCCGACGTCGGCGTGATGGTCAACGTCGCGGTGGGGGGCGCGGCAGTCGGCGTAACGCCTGGCTCCAGCGTGGCAAGTTCCGCAGGGATTGGTGTGTCGGCGGCGGTTTCCACCGTTGCCTCGGCCTGGGTCGCGGTAGCGCTTGGATGCGCCGTCGCAGTGGCGGTTGGCTCGCGCAGAGCCTCGTCCAGCGCGTCGCGGATCGCGTCGAGCGACATGCTGACGTGGTCGAGCTGCTTGAGCGCTTCCAGCCCCTGAATCAGATCGGCGGACTGCTGCTGGCAGATGGTGTCCCAGATGGTTTGCGCCCGCTGTAGGTCGGTCAGCGCCGGGGTGAGCAGGTCTTCGATGTCCGCCAGATCAGGATAGGCGCTGCGATCGGCGGCAGCCAGTGCGTACGGCTGCGGGCGGTGGTACGTCGCTTCGCAGCGCACCTCGTCGGTTTCGTTATGGTGCTCGATTTCCTCGCGCAGGGCCTTCAAATCTTCACCTGCCTGAGTCGTGCGCTCCGCGAGCGCGCTGATCAGGGCGGCGCGGTCGGTGGTGGGTCCGCTATCGTCATCATCGTCGCCCAATCCGTTGATGCCCACCCACGCGATGTTGGCGACCAGCGACACTACGAACAGGATCAGCAGGATGCGCAGCACGCGGCTGAGCGCCGTTTCGCTCACCGGCAGCGGGCGGCGTCCGCCGTTCAGCTCCATCGCCTTGAACATCGCCAGCGCCTTGCGCGCGTCTTCGCGCACGCTGGGGTCTTCATCGCCCAGGTATGCGGTTCGCAGCAGCGGCACCACGGCTGGATCGTGCGTGACGGCTAGCTGGCGGACTGCCTTGCGGCGAATCTTGGGCTTGGAATCGTGGAGTCGTTCGACTAACTCCTCACGTGCGGGTGCTGCCATAACCTCACATCCTCATCCTCTCCACCTCAGCGCAGCATAATGATATGTTAAGATTTTGTTGGGCGAAAGTGTGCTTTGTTCGGCGAAGGCATGACAGCCGGGACAAAAAACAGGCTCCGGACGGAGCCTGTTCTGCACGCGTTGGCGGTGCGGCACGAGATTTACTGTTCCGCTTCCGTGACGGTGAACATACAGCTGCCGTCGTTGGCCGTGGTTCCTGTGCCGGGGCCAAAGTCGCCGTAGCCGTCCGTGATGGCTTCGTTCCAGGTCAGGTGATAGGTGATGGTGTGCTCCCCGGCTTCCAGGTGCCCGACCGGGTAGTACCAGTACACAATCCAGCGACCTGCCTCGCGCCGGATTTCGGTCGCGTATTGGTCCCAGTCCAGAAGCGGTTTATCGTCGAGCGTGACCTCATAGTTCGCATTGTCGAGGTGCTGCTGCATGAGATCCTCGTTGGCGACGTACCAGCTCCACTCGATGACCACGTCGTCGTTGGTGGTCGGCGTGGGGGGGCGGACCGCCTTCTGCGTGCAGTAGGCCAGGACGTTCACTGCGCCGGGGACAGGAGTCGCGCCCGGCGTGCGGGTCGGTCCGCTGGGCGTCGAGGGCGTCGTGTCGTCATCTTCCGCGACCTGCGTGTCACTCACTTCGGCAGCGAATGCCTCGCCGGAGACGATCTCGTCGTAGTTCGTGTCGATCAGGCTGCCGTGAACCCACAGGCGCTGTTCGTTACCGTCGTCGTCTTCCACTGCGACCTCGTACCACGTGGCGCCACTGTCATCCTCCTTGCTGCGCAGCACGGCGACATCCGTGCCTGGCGCAACGGCGGTGACGACCGGCTGGTCCGAACCGGGGCCGTCACGCAGGTTCACACTCTGGTTGGAGCGAATGATGCCGGAAGCGGTTGGCGTGGGCGAGGGCGTAGGGCTGAGCGTGGGCGTTGGCGGGGCGAGCGTTTCGGTCGCGCGCGGCGTGCTGGACGGGAAGGGCGTGGTGCTGGGTAGGGGCGTCGCCGTAAAACGCGGCGTGAAGCTGACGATCGGCTTCACCGTTCGGGTTGGCTGATTCAGCGCTGCATCACTCTGCGCCTGCGGCGACGGCGTTTGCGTCTCGTCCGATTCGCAGGCCGTCACAAGCACGATCAGGCAGATGAGTAGTAACAGGGTCCACCAAGGACGCTTCTGCATACCGCACGTTCTCCCCTCACCGCATCAACAGTAAATAGGACTCTCCTTGCATATCATAACGTTCCTGCAAAAACCCGGCAATCGGTGCCTATGCGGCTAGAGGACTTCGTCGGGGTGGGGCGGGGGAACGGACTTCGACGGACGGTGACCCACGTTCAACAGCAGACGCACGTGCTCGATGAGACTGTTCGCCAGATAGGGCTTGGTGACGTAGCTGTCCGCGCCATATTGCATGGCCTGCCGCACGAAGTCGGGATCGGCGTAGGCGGTCAGGATCAGCACCGGCGTCCAGTTGAGATGCTCCATCCGGCGCAAAATACGCAAGACATCCAGCCCGTTGATATCCGGCAGCATCAGGTCGAGAATAATCAGGTGAGGTGTGTTATCCTTGAGGTAGTCCAATGCGGTAATGCCGTCCGGAAACAGGACGGGTTTGGTGCCGATGTGCTCCAGCAGCATCCCCATGAGCTTGAGCAGGCTGGGATCGTCATCGACGACTAGGATCGTAGGTGAGGACCTGATAGAATCCGTATTCACACGACGGCTAACCTGTTCTACATTGTCGGCGGTTGAGGAGG
This sequence is a window from Aggregatilinea lenta. Protein-coding genes within it:
- the pdo gene encoding protein disulfide oxidoreductase, producing the protein MSLMDTDTQNQVRDLLSTVQSPVMLHLFTQEFECGYCKETRQIAEEVAALSDLVTVEVHDFQADSDFAASLNVDKIPAIAVLEGEKDYGIRFYGIPSGYEFTSFLEAILLVGTGTVELDQTTIAFLDTLEEPLHLQVFVTPTCPYCPRAVTLAHNLAYASSKITADMVEVTEFPHLGNRYQVMGVPRTVIGEEVYVEGAVPEQMLLDKLKAAVQRV
- a CDS encoding SH3 domain-containing protein, encoding MQKRPWWTLLLLICLIVLVTACESDETQTPSPQAQSDAALNQPTRTVKPIVSFTPRFTATPLPSTTPFPSSTPRATETLAPPTPTLSPTPSPTPTASGIIRSNQSVNLRDGPGSDQPVVTAVAPGTDVAVLRSKEDDSGATWYEVAVEDDDGNEQRLWVHGSLIDTNYDEIVSGEAFAAEVSDTQVAEDDDTTPSTPSGPTRTPGATPVPGAVNVLAYCTQKAVRPPTPTTNDDVVIEWSWYVANEDLMQQHLDNANYEVTLDDKPLLDWDQYATEIRREAGRWIVYWYYPVGHLEAGEHTITYHLTWNEAITDGYGDFGPGTGTTANDGSCMFTVTEAEQ
- a CDS encoding LysM peptidoglycan-binding domain-containing M23 family metallopeptidase translates to MNPKSWRSRAIAIIIAFIIAITTFFGSTSYTAAQSGDPYNQPAGGMTIHIVQRGENLFRIAMQYGTTVDAISAANGITDPRTIAVGQRLLIPNAQVDATGAQVAHVVQPGDTLDTLTRLYQTSAADLAADNAITNPAQLYVGQPLTIRQGTVTADASESGVPYRVAPGENLYRIALDRGITLNTLLEANDLTLPAAVFPGQRLWIPGSSASAVVADLPLPFAALSVLPTPPVQGQTVEIHVTTTGSGTVSGTFLGDPLTIMAQDATNFYALVGIDRFTTPGIYALVLSAAADGTQSTLTLRVKIDSGGYSSESIVLEPALMDLLNPTITEPEWQRLVQVTSAYTSQRNFSGVMGLPSSGAITSQYGTQRDYNSGALNTFHSGTDFGGAPGSPIVAPAAGIVMLAELLTVRGNATIIDHGWGIYTGYWHQSEIFVKPGDVVAAGQVIGTIGSTGRVTGPHLHWELWVSGVQVDPMQWVRQSFP
- a CDS encoding response regulator, which codes for MNTDSIRSSPTILVVDDDPSLLKLMGMLLEHIGTKPVLFPDGITALDYLKDNTPHLIILDLMLPDINGLDVLRILRRMEHLNWTPVLILTAYADPDFVRQAMQYGADSYVTKPYLANSLIEHVRLLLNVGHRPSKSVPPPHPDEVL
- a CDS encoding alpha/beta fold hydrolase, whose amino-acid sequence is MDQLGIERAVLAGHSMGGRVVTLIASNHPERVTGLILAAPALAGQSERGIPIPIWLLDVSVVRRWAQIALRQIAPGLVTDLLRDAAHNDAAITPDLVADYRRVLETPGWDLSLLGITRDAEASELPRSLSSLALPVLLVWGAQDAWVSPHAGDTLAAILPDVERVVLGGVGHLPMHETPETFNGAVLDFLERRLAE
- a CDS encoding GroES family chaperonin produces the protein MKIEPLGARVLVLPVEGESQTPGGVLLPETAKEKPQQGTIEAVGSSEEMVTDLKVGDRVLFPKYTGTEIKLNGKTYLLMDESDVLARFNS
- a CDS encoding HEAT repeat domain-containing protein; this encodes MAAPAREELVERLHDSKPKIRRKAVRQLAVTHDPAVVPLLRTAYLGDEDPSVREDARKALAMFKAMELNGGRRPLPVSETALSRVLRILLILFVVSLVANIAWVGINGLGDDDDDSGPTTDRAALISALAERTTQAGEDLKALREEIEHHNETDEVRCEATYHRPQPYALAAADRSAYPDLADIEDLLTPALTDLQRAQTIWDTICQQQSADLIQGLEALKQLDHVSMSLDAIRDALDEALREPTATATAHPSATATQAEATVETAADTPIPAELATLEPGVTPTAAPPTATLTITPTSEPTDTPTITPTPTQTPLPYPNLDYDTILRQLSDRLVILGDLQNTYETGMIDYWNKAQAGQAVSTTFCSLPAWPTYFFWNDAQRAELERPDAADPELAQAVALINSGLDNALPARELFESSCRAQTLATTATQGLPLAEQAVSDFTEAQQLIEQIRGRR
- a CDS encoding helix-turn-helix domain-containing protein; the protein is MPKHHTERPPVEPLRIYSREEVAEILNVSLSTVKRLLASGQLRSSQPEGLRRVFITGQAILDLLASSESPPDPAPDKRKTHGGRS